Part of the Asterias rubens chromosome 20, eAstRub1.3, whole genome shotgun sequence genome, TTCTACGTCAGGACCAATAACAAGATGAAGATCCCAGCCTGCCGCAATCACTGCATCGACAAGACGCCCTTGTTCTCACTCATGGGTAAGTCAAGTGGTATCAAGTTTGTAGTTTAAGGAAAGGCATTGAATTCATACTGTTAAACGTCCATTAAAAGCAAGCCCAAGTTTGCCTATTAGAAACTCGGGCTTGTCCAGTTTGGGAAACAGCGGTTTTCAATaagatattttgtttatcttaaCAAAAGGTATTGATGCATGAACAGGTGGTTTAGTGGACCTGTGAGTTTTCTGACAAAAAATATCCTCAGAATTTTGCAGGTGCTTACTCATAAAATgaagtaatggggaaaggtgtTAATCGTTATTAAGAAACCAACTTTAAATCATAATAACTAATTAGATATATCTCGAGAaatcgaataaaaaaaaataggactTACTCCCTGTTCTTCagcattattgtttttttacaccaaATGTTGGCCTATGGAAGACAATCACTGGCCTTAGGAAAGAACGCAATATTATTGTCATTCTTGTTTCCACtaattattttgtctttctACATTTACACCAAAGGTAATTTCAGTTACACCTCTACACATCTTTCCTCTGATATTGTATATAAAACCTCTATTACTTCCTTTTTCTTCTCATAGTCCCAACCATAGAAGCCCTCTACCGTCCAGACCCAAAGCGAAGCGTCAAAGAGCGTCTGTACTCCGAAGTCAATAACCCCTCACCAGTCAACGAGCTCATGCAGAAGTTGTACGCTATCCACGCTTCAGGTGTCGTTACAGTCTGGGTGCACGACGTTGCGGAGTTGGACATTCTGAAAGAACCACTCAAGGTATGGACAGTCGTCAAAAACATTAATAATCTCTCATAAGTTTGTGGTGGTCCGAGAAATGAACTCCCTCCTGGCATCCCTCGCCATTGCGGCCGTCATACTAACTCAAACTACGAGCAACAACCCTCAAAAATTAATGGGTTGTTTCTTTAGCTAACCACATAGAAAATTAAATGTACCATCTGTCGAAAGAGCGCGATCTCAAGATTATGACGGTCTCAAATAGTTGATGATCCCCAAAGGAAAAAATTATCTAAACTACTTCCAAACATTCATAGGTTGGCAATCACCCACACAGGGAAAATGACATAGTTCTATTATTTCCTGTAAGTTTTGCTAAGCATCCATTTCAGCTTAGCACAAGCATGATAGACCAGCCTCCTGCCAATTTCTTTATCTTCTATTTGGTTCCACTCATTCTTAAAGGTTGTGATGTTATACAACAAGAATGTTACCCAGGTGAAAGTCTACGCCACACCCCTAAACCAGCAGAGCGTGGCGGGAAAAATGACGGAGCTGTCTGCTGAGTGGACAAGCGGAGGATGTCTCGATCATTCCCGGACTTTTCTCCCTCCTTACGGACAAGTAGAAGACATCCCGTCTGGTGAGAATAAAAACTTGCATTTTATCAATCTTGAGAAATCACTCCTAgacagtgaagttaataatgaaaaGTGTCTTCGATCGACTAAGCTAAAATAGCCCtggccgatttcctaccttccgcccaggtacagaagtctcccaaattctgaaaaatttATCCAATAAGTCAAATTTTACATAACAGATTATCCTGAATGTGTCTTTTTTCGTTGGTTTCTGTAGGTGTCAGCAAGCGCAGCCCTGAGCACGACCTGAGAGAAGCCATGTTGGAGCGTCATGGTAACTGGGAACGCAGATGGATTGTGGATCATCCCTTGATCTAAGCAAGACGGCGAGAGAATGAGACATGGTTGGAgttcaacaaacatttttctgattttctgcttagcaaaaaggagcaggataccagtcacaaatagtaAATATGACagggtagtttggctggtaaccttgttctggtaaagCAAAGTGTTGGTGAGCTTTACTACTTCTGCTTTAAGCAGCACCCTCTGTTGGGCCCGCTGATTGTAAACtttaaccagggcccaatttcatagagctgcttaagcacaaaaagcaagTAAGGCTACGAGCCGAAATGCTAAGTTACATATaaatatgtacaatttgtgactggtatcctgtcaTTTCTTCTTAGCCCTGGTCAAACTGTAGGGTTAGACCACACCTGAACTAATAAAACTATAACCAGGTTTAAAATCCTAGTTAGTACTAATAGTAACATGTATTATATTTCCCTATGGTATAGGAGGATTGCGCTCTTTCGTGCAGCTTTGTGTACAAGtactcttttttattttttatcgcATTTTTTACTCAGattgtttacaaattatttttgtaactttaaaaatatgtttaactTACTAAGAAgagatttgtaatattttatagCTTCAAGCAtgttgtttgtactttttttaacagatttatCGTTGTGACATGAGGTGTTTTTTACCAGCAATTCAGAGGTAACCAAAATCCACGGTTTTCAAAATTAATACTTCAGTTTAAACACCAGAGGCACCTGtcctaaaataatgtttataaaCCAATGTACATTTATAAGTTTAGTTTTCACACAAAAGTGGAAAACAGACAAATATAGCACCATTGAGTCAGCAAGTATTGGGCTTGGACACTGACGGcgcaagtttaaaaacaaaaaaaaaaactggaaaatTAGTTGTCTTTTAAACTTTTTATCTTAATGAGGTGTCTTTCTAcattattttcacattttagcTGGCAATTTCCAAGAAGAATAGTCATTCACATATTGTTCTTACTGCTCGTTAGACATTTTTTTGAGAATAACTCCTGTGTtgccaaagtggtcctgtagcatgcccTTGTAGTTAGTTGGCTCCAAGTTGAAAAAAgagccttgtgtgacaaggcgtgaatttcacaaagagttaatattggtcttatcttgagttaggacaagttctcgtcctaacttaggacgagttctcgtcctaacttaggacgagccATAGCCTATGTTTTttgtatctcctaggactagtcctaagttaggactagtcctaactctttgtgaaatcgacctaaGGCCCTTTGACTTTTTTACCCAAGATGGTAGAGGATTTTTTTGTGGAATGTCGGAATATTTGAAGACGAAGATGAGTGAATGGTGATGAAAGAAATActtatttgaaatttttttttttttaaactttgttcTTTCTTGGCTTTTTAGTCACTACTATTGCTGCAGGCTGTTTTTAATATTACTTGTACTTTTTTATTACATGTTTGAAGAATTACTTACTCAAGAAATAAAAGTTGTGAgctggttttatttttaaagcaagttttttgtgtgGTTTATTTTGTTAGTGTCATAATTGTCGGTGGTGTTCGAACGCCTAGACCAAACCACccgctcttttcagagccaacactcctacAAAAGATTTATACCCACAAGTTGACTATATAGTTTATTCTGATTTAGGCTTTGTGGTTACTATTGAATGGAAAAGAAAATGCACTTTTTGCCAGCCAACCTTTTTGCCGCGACCCCCATACTGCCAAGCCTTTTCTCAGTAGTCGGGTTTTAAGTTTAGGTTTGCAATTAtaatgggtgcattcgtttagcttgacccagggaagctaaacgaacgcacccaatatagaGCAAAACACCCACACAATAAGACAAGGGAAGGACTATTTCTCTCTCATTGTAGTATTAAAAACTACACCACAAAAATAAGTTTCCTATTTTGTGGGCGGGGTTAAAAAGTTCCACTGGTTTCtggtgatagcgccctctagtggtttCGAACAGCCTGTCATCAGGTTTTCATTTTGGGACAAAATGGCGACGCTTTTGCAGTCGAACCGGCTGCAAATCGTATGTTCGTGTGGTCTTAGCTCCCCTATCATCAAACTTTACTTCTGCAAACACTGCTTGAAGTTAAGATGCGGTCGTTGTGTTTCACACGAGGTATGTATGACTGTGGATAATTTATATTTAGTGGGACTATTTGAGGTTACAAATTAATCTTAGTTACATTTGGATACGTGGTCTTTCTCATTTCCTGGGGGTTGAatttatttaacaattttttttagggaCCATTCGTTTCTTAAAAAATGCGCTCAGACTTTGCTAACTTATTGATATTTTGGGATAATTTTGCCCTGTTATTTATCAAGAAAAATGTATCGAAAATTACATAGAAACAGAAACACTTTGTGGATTGATTAATTCAATAAACTGTTTCTGCATGATTTGACATTTGTgttctgtataaaaaaaactataaataaatgtaaattattgattttttaTTGATCAGTGTGTATAATATAACTTAATATTGAATGTCTACAACAACTTCTTCCATGAGTGTACAGTCCACCATCTGGTCTATTTTACTGTATATGTATGTCGGTCACTTCGTACTACGCCCAGGCCAGGCTGCCATTCTTCTGCTTTTTGGCGATGTTTTTCGAATTTCAAACTTTGAAAACTGCTCTTGTTATCAGAAAACAGAatcaaaaagtagtttttttttttttaatggcctgacattccTACCTTATCCGAGTCTTTCTCAATCAAAGGCTAAAAAAAAGTTcagttcagactttttaaaatgtctgaCTTTGGTACAGAGTGACTTGTGTACATAGCGGGAATGGCTCATTGTTATGATGGTATtggtataaaataaatattttgattgtttttttttgtattgcagGTGGATTCCCACTACTGTCCCAATTGCTTGGAGAACATGCCATCAGCTGAGGCTAGGATCAAGAGAAATAGGtaggaagaaaaaacatacaCCACTTTGCTTCAAAATCTATCATTACGTACATGTATATCCTGTACTCAAATTAGTAAAAAATGTCCCACGCCTTCTCCTAAAATTATGAAATTTGTTGCTCTATGGTTGATCATGAATATCctatttgaaactttgtgtcCATTGTGATTATACCACACACACCTACAGTTTTCTTTTACAAACTTCTCTCGCCAAAATTGGGCTTGATTTATGCTTTGTACACAGTGAGCTCGTTATTGTTCTGGAAAGTTCACTctgcaaatttttgttttaattcaatgAATTCCGCTAAGTGGCTCTTTGAAATTCTccaattttgtttactcttgACATTTCTCCTCGACCCCGCTCAGGTGCCCCAATTGTTTGGACTGCCCAAGCTGCAAGCACACTCTGTCCACACGGGCAACCAGCGTTGCTGCTCAAGACCCTAACGATAGCGCCAAGATAACAACCAAGAAGGTCTACTACTTGGCATGTGGTTTCTGCCGCTGGACGTCTAGAGATGCCGGTATATCTGACAAGGAAGTTGGTAGgtttttttacaaagacaaGAGCTATAATCCCTagtaaatttttttttgttaacaaagtTGGTCAGCTGGCTTCAGGATTAAAGATCCTTTTCCTGTTGATAAAGTAAAAGTAAAGTCTGTCCCAAGCCAATATGGCTAATCAGGCCGGTGTATATATTCAGTTTCCTTGGCATTGAATGACTAAGAATATTTTTGGCCCTCACCTGTCCctgtacccatttgtactcctgtgtggagagaagcaattatgataaagtgcatTTGGATCAAGTTTGACATcaattgttttttggttttattttgcaGCCAGTGGAGCTTGGAATGAGCCAGAGAATGAAAACACTAAACGGGTAAGACAAAAATCATTTCTGAAAAGTTATATACCATTCTGAGAAGTATTTGGTTCATTTTTATCGCCCATTCTTATGGTACTCTATAATGTCTGGACTGTTCCATTATGGCAATTGGCTCCCAAAAGTGAACACTTTGTGCGCATGTCTTTTTAAAAAGGAGTGGTTTAAAGGGCGCTTGAACATTGTTTAGCATGCTCCTGTcaaaatgcaaatgttttgTGGTGGTTCCCATAAAAACTTTTTCAGGTAAAGACGGTAGCCTTCACAGATTTTATTCCCCCTACCTGACTTCTGTCAACAGATCGGGGAGCTTCTGGAATTCTATCGGCAGATCGGAGGCCGTGAGAAGATTGAACGTGAGAAGAAGAAGTACACTCGCCGTCGAACGTACTTCCACATCCAAGAGAAGCTGTCCACACCGAGAGGTTCGGCTAGCAGACGCAGTAGTGGGCTTCTTACTGCATTGTCCAGTTTCACGTGAGTTCCTTCACTTGAAGCTTTTTCCTCTGCTTTTAAAGACTGCTGGTGGCAAGTCTTGGATGAACGGTCAAgctcactggactcaagctctggtgtttctgatcagcagagtgtgggttcaagtcagggccggacacttgtgtccttttaaggACAAGACCCTTGACCAGTATGGCTTCGTCCTCAGGATGGGACGTAAATcaggatgggacgtaaagctgtaggtcccttgtgttgtgttttgaaTGTTAAAGTACTCAATGACACTTCTGGCAGTGGCTTCTGAAtacgccgcagcaccttgtaagccaTTATAACGTGCAACTTAATTGGTTTTTATAATTCATTGAAAATGGAACCAAAAAAATTAACTCTTTGTTACGCTcataggggtgtgataaagtgctGAATAAGAACCTTTTACTATGTTTTACATTTTGCATGATTTTACATCCCTACAGGTTGTTGAAGGAAGGAGAACAGGCAGAGGTCACCATCAAGGTCATTGAACCCCAGGAGGAAGTGGACCCCTTACCAGAAGATATATTTACCAAGCCAGTCATTCTGGAGAAAGGTGGGTCTTTTAGGTTGTTTTAATGGACAATATGACTGGGCAATAATGGCCTGGCAATAATGACTGGAAAATCATGACTGGGCAAATATGATTAGGCAATGTTGACATTGCTACAATGATCTTGACCAGGTGGTATTGACCTTGCTACAGTGACCTGACAATAATGACCAGCCAATAAAGACTTTGCAATAATGACCAACCAATAAAGACTTTGCATTAATGACCAGGCACAACAAGTCTATCTTCCAGACTAActaattgtgttttcttcttcagttcCAAGTATCCGTCAGCGTTTCTTGCAGCCAGAGATGTCGTCCTCTACCGTGGATGATCTGAACCCGCGGCACAAGCATCTACTCATCAAACGCTCCCAGAGATGCAGGGTGAGCTAGCTTGAGTCTTTATCCATCACAGGTTGTTGCCTAAGTTGTTAAATTTTGTGACAGTGTACTCCTTTGCTCCACATTTTTCCACTGGCTTCCAGTCTTCAAAATGAACTTATATGCATTCATGTGTTTTGGAATGAACTGCTAGTGCTATCTCAAGTCAGATTGTAAGACATTGTTCAAAAATTTTGCAAGCGCTTAGAGACACACTTATTTGCAACCTTgtaatgttcttgttttttttttaatgctataTCACCCTTTTCACGTATTTTTCTATCTTGTGTACTAGGATTGGAAATGCACGTTGACAAACctagaagactggtcattgaagAGTAGCCTGGGTTAAATTTGATGAGtatatttttgaaatattttcaggATTGTGAGCACAACTTGAGCAAGCCAGAGTTCAATCCGTCTTCCATCAAGTTCAAGATTCAACTCATTGCCTTGTAAGTATTTGACGAACCCTTGTCCAAAACCCTGCTTTAGAAATTCATCTTGATAATAAATGTCGATACAAGAGATTTTTCTAAAAACCTTATACAATTTTGTGTCATTTAGGAGTAAAGTACTTtagttttgaaataaatgtctttAACCGTCTGACCATTAATGTCATCTTAGTGATTTTGTGTGGTTTTGAGTGATAGTTAAACTATGATAGCCTGGAATTTATCATGTGGTGAGTGCATCTactcagtacacagtcaaccctcctactgtctgaccattcaatatcatccactgtagttatgaatgatggataaactatgccagcctgcactATGATACCATGTAGCACTGCactatgatatcatgtggtgaatgcatctacacaggacacagtcaaccctcctactgtctgaccattcaatatcgtCCATGTACCACTGCactatgatatcatgtggtgaatgcatctacacaggacacagtcaaccctcctactgtctgaccattcaatatcgtCCATGTAGCACTGCactatgatatcatgtggtgaatgcatctacacaggacacagtcaaccctcctactgtctgaccattcaatatcgtCCATGTAGCACTGCactatgatatcatgtggtgaatgcatctacacaggacacagtcaaccctcctaccgtctgaccattcaatattataCACATTCAATACACAGTTCTTTACAAAGCTGTCTGACTGTTGTTTTAACCTCGTCGTTTCAGGCACCATATTCCGGACGTCCGTATCTTCCTGGTACCCAAGCTGAACTTACAACGGGAGAGTGTGGTAACCCTTATGATTACCAACCCGGTCCAAAATGCCACCAGAATCAAGATGGAGGCGCCGGAGAAAACGGACGAGGCAAATGACATCACCACGGCCAAGGTAAACATTAGAGACGGCGTTTGCAGACAAATATCAAAGAGGTGTACTTGTTGCATATATTTATCTTAAGGAACATTGCAGAGtgggtaagaaaaaaacttgtggAAGATTCATTTACTTAAAGAtaaatagtttttatttatttatttatttatttatttatttgttgtttgccTTTAGGTTGTTGTTCCAGATGAAGAGTTAATTCTGGCTGCCAAAGATGACACGACGGAATTCGATGATTCTTCAACAGACAACAAAGATTATAACGATAAACCAGAGTAAGACTTTCCCTATTCTACACAACTATTATCTTTTGTATATTAACATAGTATCCCAATTTCTAAACACCAAAtaacattttgttcatgttatttctgttgacatttCTATTGACAAAAGtggattaaaaaaatgaactgTTCTAGCGATGTCTGGATGTTCTGTGATTATACTTGTCTCAAGAGGAATACActcagtccataaggatgtaggcatgggtatcatccactaggagtctTGCTGGTTTATCAGAATGCACTGCATTCTCTTCcttatttgcatttattttctaCTCACTGTCATTTGTTGTTGGTAGCAAGCGATTTCTAAATCTGACTGACTTTTTTTCTTAGGTTTGTCCAGTTCCGTCAAGCTCATAAACTCGGAGTCCTGGTTAGGATCACTCCCTTGAAGGCTGTTGGAGATGTCATTGTAAGTTGGAGAATCTACAATTGAAATACTATTTGGTTTGAACGGTACACGGATATGTGTAAAGCCATGTAAACTCAGTGCTTTCCCCGAGTCCTTTCAAAATGTTAATTCAAAAGGTActcacgtttttgagatatcccCCAAAATCCGGAGAGAAATTTCCACGCGGGAAGACTAATCCCCagtaggaatacacaatctaattaccaatggtgtccagcacctttaaaggcaatatTCCTTAACTAATATACCTCCTTCTACCCTTCTTGATTGACAGGTGTCGTTCAATCTGAAGTATGACTACAAGAACGCCACGCCCTCCCTGCGCAGCACCACAGAGTCTCAGGGCGATAATGATATGGTGTGGTTGGAGCACCAAGTCACAATCCACCTTGGACCCCTGGCACAGAACCAGTAACTTCCCTCAACCCCAGGTTAAGAAAGTATTGGTAGCCAGTAGTTTCCTCCTTCCCAGGGTAaggcaatgttgttgttttttttcttctgcgaGAAGAAGTTGGTTTACTTATTTTTCCACTCAAGTAACTGGCATGTCATAAAAAAGtccttttgagaaaatattttttggaGAGCCATCTAGGATAATAAAAACGCCTATTTATTATGAAGCgaattttacaataatgtacCAATGCATTTTTAAGTGAATTAGatcacacaaatttgaattcttttaatttttaaaggctAATGTTTAACACCTTCTCGGGTATTGTTTtgggattttgttttatttttgaatcCATACATTCAATTTGCTCAAtagttttcatttttgttttattaaatttgatgGGAAGATTAGAGATAAGCATTTGTGTGCTGCTTGCACGGTTATTTATCCTGAACCAAAACTGTTCTAAAGGAgagaattttgttgttgtagcatcaacaataataataatcattaaccattcttatatagcgcataacacatagaaatcaaacatgtccctaagcgcttctgagaaaaacacaacagaatacaaagacaagacgtactgggtaacaaataaaatggatgaattaaatgataaataagtgCGCCTTTAGTTTTGTCAAAATTAGTttgcaaattttgtattttggaaaGGGATGGACAAGGGTTtgttcctttaatacatttaataaaaataaaatctgcTTGCAtttgattttaacaaaatattcataTCAAAACCTTGTTTAAGGAGAAAGGTAAAATTAACTTAGTTTTATCAAACATTTAGTatttacagatttttttgagGAATTTCATTGGAACGTTAGTCCTTGTTTAACACaagaaaaagtaaactaaatgcATGTGTAAAATTGAATTGTAATTTGTTGATGTCAAATGAAGAAATTTTGGACTTTATTGCAAAATTGCAGCCTGTTCTTAAACATTGAATATAACAGACTTTGTGGAGCTTAAGTAGTTAGAATaattcttaaaggcagggtcatagattggtttgtCACTATGGTGCTGATTTATTGGCAAAACTATAAGGAAAGATACAATACAATagaagtcacatgtgaaagtttcagctgaatacagtgtctacttgcaggttgagaaaacagcaacaagtaTTCAAAGTATGTTCACTTGAACGTTAGTACCATCCATGTTGAGCGAGGTGACAGCATGTATCAACTGCATCTGTCGTACACCTCTCAGGAAcatgattcaaatgttttgaggtgaaaaattatcaaaaccaTATTACTATGGAGGGTCTGGGATTCCATTCCACTCACCAGCTGTTCTTCTCACCTCGAGTActaaccaatctatgaccctacctgtAACACatgatacatcattggtttttagaAGAGTAAATTTGTCAGTTATTTCAAACTGTACTTTCGATATAATCaggtttttaactttaaaaaacacaagaccaccgtACTTGTCTGGTCATGATATAAGTTTGCTGGCCTGACACTATTGCCGTACACTACAGCCACTGGCCTGCGGCTTTCGGTTCAGTGTTAAAAACCAAGCCCTGTTTTTTTCTAACTccaagtcaacatttgaacataatttgtttcaGTTCAAAATATAACACAGTGAGGTATTGTTTTCAtatgaaaaaacacaagactagGACTACACGAGACCACCTTATTTGTCCTGTCATAAGCTTTTACTGGCCTAATACTAAAATCGCTGGCATCGGCCTTACAGTCCAATGTTAAATTCGAGTCCTTCGGACCCTTTTGATGGAATGACTGTATATTACTCTTTCAAAGACAAACGGTGTATCTTCcttgtaaacaaattgtgtttattgacaaacaaattgtacatacaAACATGTTCTGTGTATATATAAATGTACCTATTTATGAGTTATGATAATGTGTCGTTGGGGAAAACATGTTATTTCTGGTATTGTTTGGAAAAGAAGACATTCTGATTAGAACTAGCATGCAAGAGTGAAAAACCAAACACATTTtccagcatgtaaacacattgacGCTAATTTTGGTTGTATCAAATAGAATCACTGTTTTCTTGGATATGACTTTATATCAGAAGGAAAAATTTTACAGGAAAAAATTGTTCTAGTATAAACACAATTTGGGTCTTTTGATTGGGGAtagaggtgttttttttgttgagtGTAAATATATGTGTGCAATCAGAACTTGCCATTTAAAAGTATCATTATCAATTCCAAAATATGTAATTGATAATTAATATTGATCATCATTGGACTAGTAATAATATTGGTTAATTTTGGTGAATAATAGATTTCTTGGACATGGGTTGTACTTGTGGTCTGATTAATATAAGCTTTGCAAAATCCAAAGTATATACTTGACATTTATTTAAGTAGCAGGTTAAAAATGTTTTGGGTTTTACGCATTCTTgggaacaaaacaaacaaacaatatcacTGTAGTGTTATACTTGCATCTTTTTGATCATTGTGTATGTAATGAACGAAATGCGCttggtaaataaaaataaacattaaaaaacacgGATTGCATGCAGCCCGTAAACAAAACCCAgtttgtttctctgttttgtttgtattcatcATCTTGTCCAATCTCTAAGGATAGCCTCATTGAATTTAGTTTGTAATGGGCCGAACTTTGTAAgagttttgtaaacaattattttcgtAAATTTATTCAGAAAACTGCCAttatattaccgaaagggtccaatggctttaagataacAATATTCATTCCAGTCCTCTTGTGTTTGAGCTCCTGTCAAAATGAGATTTGTctttttgaaacagtttttgaCAAGATGTGTCCATTAAAATCCCTAAGCTAAGGGATGCAAAGTGAGTCATGAATGAACTTGGGAAAAACACAATATTGTACACTGTGCTTATCATTGACATTCTGGGTCAGCAAATCTCATTTTCTGACACAACTTAATTTACAGGAAAACTTTCATTTAAGTCATTGCTCTTATAGCAGTAgttatattattaattattaatattttcacaggacttgggacattggtgtatgggtaacaaccaaattaatattctttatactcgatgcaaattttacatctattATAGTAATTATATTATTTGCCTGTGTTGCATTTGTATAGCAGGCAAAAGTTGTCTGATTGGTTAAAATGctttcacaaaaaaatgtgaAGAAAGGCCTCCGCCCATTATGGGAACTATGTAGTTGCTGAAAAGCAGCAAGCTTTAGATTGAATTTctgtaaaaataaacattatacGAAAACCAATTAATAACTAATTTGGTTAATATCAAAAAGCAAACCTGAAAGAAGTAAAATTTGCTAGCAGCCACAAGGTTTTCCAGAGATGTTTGCTCATTAAGTTTTATCAGTGGTTTTTAATCCTGTGGGACTTTGTAGTTGCCAAAAAGTTAGCAACAATTCTTgggttgaatgtttttaaaatagatGCTATACAAATGACAAATTTGGTTAATACCAAGAGCCTCACCTTAAAGAGGTACAATTTGCTGGCTGAGACAAGGTTTTCCAGAGGTTTTTGCTCATTAAGTTTTATCTCTGGTTTTAATATTGTTGTGGGACTATGTAGTTGCCAACAAGTAAAGAGCCACAATTCTTAGATTGAATGTTTGTAAAATAGATGCTATACAAATGACAAATTTGGTTAATAGCAAAAGCCAAACCTTAAAGAGGTGGCAGCCACAAGGTTTTCCAGAGGATTTTGCTCAGTGTTTCACCTCTGGTTTTTTATCCTGTGGGACTATGTtgttgctgaaaaaaaaaaaaaaaaaaaagcaacactAGTTATGAATTGcatatttataaatacattatATAAATGCCAgtcaaagtaaataaatattaaGCCAGCTCCAACTGGATGTTAcacattttgtatttctttagtATTAGGGCGAGTgttcagagagaaatattttaaaagatgaGACAGGGATTGTCCAAGTCCGGTACTCTCACTTGGGGTGccccagcatatgcataaaaataacaaatctgtgaaca contains:
- the LOC117303801 gene encoding dynactin subunit 4-like — translated: MATLLQSNRLQIVCSCGLSSPIIKLYFCKHCLKLRCGRCVSHEVDSHYCPNCLENMPSAEARIKRNRCPNCLDCPSCKHTLSTRATSVAAQDPNDSAKITTKKVYYLACGFCRWTSRDAGISDKEVASGAWNEPENENTKRIGELLEFYRQIGGREKIEREKKKYTRRRTYFHIQEKLSTPRGSASRRSSGLLTALSSFTLLKEGEQAEVTIKVIEPQEEVDPLPEDIFTKPVILEKVPSIRQRFLQPEMSSSTVDDLNPRHKHLLIKRSQRCRDCEHNLSKPEFNPSSIKFKIQLIALHHIPDVRIFLVPKLNLQRESVVTLMITNPVQNATRIKMEAPEKTDEANDITTAKVVVPDEELILAAKDDTTEFDDSSTDNKDYNDKPEFVQFRQAHKLGVLVRITPLKAVGDVIVSFNLKYDYKNATPSLRSTTESQGDNDMVWLEHQVTIHLGPLAQNQ